GCCGGATCATCGCGGGCATCGAGGCGTCGACGATCACGTCGGACGGCGAGTGGAAGTTCGAGATGCCCTTCGCCGAGTCCACCATCGCCAGCTCCGGCCGGTGCTCGTGGCACTTGTGCAGGTCTTCGATGATCTCTTCGCGCTGCGAAGCGGGCAGGGATTCGATCTTGTCGTAAAGGTCGGAGAGCCCGTTGTTGACGTTGACGCCGAGCTCGTCGAACAGCTTGCCGTGCTTGGCGAATGCGTCCTTGTAGAAGACCTTCACCGCGTGGCCGAACACGATGGGGTGCGACACCTTCATCATGGTGGCCTTGACGTGCAGCGAGAACATCACGCCCGTCTTGTACGCGTCCTCGATCTCCTTCTCGTAGAAGTCGATCAGCGCCTTCTTGCTCATGAACATGCTGTCGATGACGTCGCCCTCGTCGAGCTTGACCTCGGGCTTGAGCACGATCGGGTCACCGGTCTTGGGCGTCAGCACCATCTTCACGGTGCGGTCCTTGTCCAGCGTCATCGACTTCTCGCCGTGGTAGAAGTCGCCGGTCTTCATGGTCGCCACGTGGGTGCGCGACGCCTGCGACCACTGGCCCATGCTGTGCGGGTGCTTCTTGGCGTACTCCTTGACCGCCTTGGGCGCGCGACGGTCTGAGTTGCCTTCGCGCAGAACCGGATTCACTGCGCTACCGAGGATCTTGCCGTAGCGCTGGCGGATCTCTTTTTCCTCGTCGGTCTTCGGATCGCCCGGGAAGTCGGGGAGGTCGTAGCCCTTGGACTTGAGCTCTTTGATCGCGGCGATCAGCTGCGGTACCGAGGCGCTGATGTTGGGCAGCTTGATGATGTTGGCGCTCGGGTCCTGGGTCAGCTCGCCGAGTTCGGCCAGATTGTCCGGCACCTTCTGCTCGTCGGTCAGCCGGTCGCTGAACTCGGCCAGGATGCGCGCGGCCACCGAGATGTCGCTGGTCTTGACGTCGATGCCGGCCGCCTCGACGAACGTGCGCAACACCGGCAAGAACGCGTACGTCGCCAGCAGCGGCGCCTCATCGGTGAGCGTGTAGATGATGGTCGGGTTCTCGGCGCTCATTGCTGTTGTCTCCCGGGCGGTCAGTCAGGTGCTTTGGCGGCTATCAGTATCGCGTCGCTTCTGAACCTACGTGACCGCCGTCGTCGTATCTGTTGAGAGGTCTGCGTCACAGTCGTACCCGACGGCGCCAATAATCCCGCTGGCCTCCCGTTACGAAGGTCCGCTATGCTTTGACTCGGTCATGAGCGCCAGCGTCAAGCCCCGGCTCGCTGGCCGGCAACCCTCCAACCGCGGTGGGGTGCTCCGGGTGAAGACCAGGTTGAGCAGCTGCACGTAGCTGCACGGCAAGCGCGGGTCCGCTCAGAACGGGCCCCCAGAACAGATGGAGGTTCGTTTTTCATATGAGCACGTCAGACACCGAGGATCCGACCGCGAACTGGTCCTTCGAGACCAAGCAGATCCACGCCGGCCAAACCCCCGACGCCGCGACGCACGCCCGGGCACTGCCGATCTACGCCACCACGTCGTACACGTTCGACAACACCGACCACGCCGCCGCGCTGTTCGGGCTGGCCGAGCCGGGCAACATCTACACCCGGATCATGAATCCGACCCAGGACACCGTCGAGCAGCGCATCGCCGCCCTCGAAGGTGGCGTGGCCGCCCTGTTCCTGTCGTCCGGGCAGGCGGCGGAGACGTTCGCGATCCTGAATATCGCCGGCGCCGGCGATCACGTCGTCTCCTCCCCGAGGCTCTACGGCGGCACCTACAACCTGCTGCACTACACGCTGCCGAAGCTGGGCATCGAAACCACGTTCGTGACCGACCCCGACGACCCGGAGTCCTGGCAGGCGGCGATCCGGCCCAACACGAAGGCCTTCTTCGGCGAGACGATCTCCAACCCTCAAATAGATGTGCTCGACATCCCGGCGGTGTCGAAGGTGGCGCACGACAACGGCGTTCCGCTGATCGTGGACAACACCATCGCCACGCCTTACCTGATTCAGCCGATCGCCCACGGCGCCGACATCGTCGTGCACTCGGCGACCAAATACCTCGGCGGCCACGGCACGGCCATCGCCGGGGTGATCGTCGACAGCGGCAAGTTCGACTGGACCAGCGGTAAGTTCCCCGGCTTCACCACCCCGGATCCGAGCTATCACGGCGTGGTGTTCGCCGAGCTCGGACCGCCCGCCTACGCACTGAAGGCGCGCGTTCAGCTGCTGCGCGACCTCGGCTCGGCGGGGTCGCCGTTCAATGCCTTCCTGATCGCGCAGGGCCTGGAGACGCTCAGCCTGCGGATCGAACGCCACGTGTCCAACGCGCTGAAGGTGGCCGAATACCTGGCCGGGCACTCCGACGTGGTGTCGGTCAACTACGCCGGGCTGCCGACCTCCCCCGTGGTACGAGCGCGCAAAGAAGCTGGCGCCCAAGGGGACCGGCGCGGTGCTGGCCTTCGAGCTGGCCGGCGGCGTCGAGGCCGGGAAGGCGTTCGTCAACGCCCTGACGCTGCACAGCCACGTCGCCAATATCGGCGACGTGCGTTCGCTGGTGATCCACCCGGCGTCGACCACTCATCAGCAGCTGTCCGCCGAGGAGCAGTTGGCCACCGGCGTCACCCCTGGTCTGGTGCGACTGGCCGTCGGCCTCGAGGGCATCGACGACATCCTGGCCGACCTGGAGCGCGGCTTCGCCGCCGCCAAGTCCGTGTCGGCGGATGCCTCGGACCCGCGGGCCGTGGCGGCCCTTTGAGTGAGCCCGACATGACCCTCTCTGATGAGCGCACAGTGACGCTGCCCGCCGAAGGTGAGATCGGCGTCGTCGACATCGGCCCGCTGACGCTGGAAAGCGGCGAGGTGCTCGAGCACGTGTCGATCGCGGTGCAGCGCTGGGGCGAGCTCTCCCCCGACCGGGACAACGTCGTCGTCGCGCTGCATGCGCTGACCGGCGACTCGCATCTGACCGGGCCTGCCGGCCCCGGCCACCCCACCCCCGGCTGGTGGGACGGTGTTGCGGGCCCCGGCGCCCCGATCGACACCACCCGCTGGTGCGCGGTGGCCACCAATGTCCTGGGCGGCTGCCGCGGATCGACCGGGCCCAGCTCGCTGGCCCGCGACGGCAAACCGTGGGGTTCGCGATTCCCGATCATCACGGTCCGCGACCAGGTCAATGCCGATGTGGCCGCGTTGGCCGCACTCGGCATCACCGAGGTCGCGGCGCTGGTCGGCGGGTCGATGGGCGGCGCCAGAGCGCTGGAATGGATGGTCGGCTATCCCGACCGGGTGCGGGCGGCGCTGGTGCTGGCCGTCGGGGCCCGGGCGACCGCCGACCAGATCGGCACGCAGAGCACGCAGATTGCGGCGATCAAGGCCGATCCGAACTGGCAGGGCGGCGACTATCACGGCACCGGCCGCCACCCCGACGTCGGGCTGCAACTGGCCCGCCGGTTCGCCCACCTCACCTACCGCGGTGAGGTGGAGTTGGACAACCGGTTCGGCAATGCCGCCCAGGACGACGAGGACACGCTGGCCGGCGGCCGGTACGCCGTGCAGAGCTACCTGGAGTACCAGGGGGCCAAGCTGGTCAACCGGTTCGACGCGGGCAGCTACGTGACGCTGACCGAGACGCTGTCGAATCACGATGTCGGGCGCGGACGCGGTGGTGTGGCCGCGGCGCTGGGCTCGTGCC
This is a stretch of genomic DNA from Mycobacterium sp. ELW1. It encodes these proteins:
- a CDS encoding homoserine O-acetyltransferase, encoding MTLSDERTVTLPAEGEIGVVDIGPLTLESGEVLEHVSIAVQRWGELSPDRDNVVVALHALTGDSHLTGPAGPGHPTPGWWDGVAGPGAPIDTTRWCAVATNVLGGCRGSTGPSSLARDGKPWGSRFPIITVRDQVNADVAALAALGITEVAALVGGSMGGARALEWMVGYPDRVRAALVLAVGARATADQIGTQSTQIAAIKADPNWQGGDYHGTGRHPDVGLQLARRFAHLTYRGEVELDNRFGNAAQDDEDTLAGGRYAVQSYLEYQGAKLVNRFDAGSYVTLTETLSNHDVGRGRGGVAAALGSCPVPTVVGGITSDRLYPLRLQQELAGLLPNCSGLNVVESMYGHDGFLVETDAVGELIRRTLDLADGNSFRTP